A genome region from Sceloporus undulatus isolate JIND9_A2432 ecotype Alabama chromosome 1, SceUnd_v1.1, whole genome shotgun sequence includes the following:
- the TAF5L gene encoding TAF5-like RNA polymerase II p300/CBP-associated factor-associated factor 65 kDa subunit 5L produces the protein MKRVRTEQIQMAVSCYLKRRQYVDSEGPLKQGLRLCQTAEEMAANLTVQSESGCANIISAAPCLAEPQQYEVQFGRLCSFLTDSDSQHSHEVMPLLYPLFVYLHLNMVQNGLKSTVDSFYSRFHGMFLQNGSQKDIIEQLQTTLTIQDILSNFKLRAFLDSKYVVRLQEDSYNFLLRYLQSDNNTALCKVLSLHIHLDVHPAKRMDYQLYASGGSSRSESNGLEPTDMPTSILQNEAALDILQDSIKRVKDGPPSLTTICFYAFYNTEQLLNTAEISPDSKLLAAGFENSCVKLWSLRSKKLKSEPHLVDVSQMHLACDILDEEDEDDDTVGTEMKLLRGHCGPVYSTRFLSDSSGLLSCSEDTSIRYWDLGSFTNTVMYQGHAYPVWDLDISPCSLYFASGSHDRTARLWAFDRTYPLRIYAGHLADVDCIKFHPNSNYLATGSTDKTVRLWSTQQGNTVRLFTGHRGPVLSLAFSPNGKYLASAGEDQRLKLWDLASGTLYKELRGHTDNITSLTFSPDSSLIASASMDNSVRVWDIRNTYCNAPVDGSSSELVGVYTGQINNVLSVQFMACNLLLVTGIAQENQEH, from the exons ATGAAACGTGTACGCACAGAACAGATTCAGATGGCAGTTTCCTGCTACCTCAAACGCAGGCAGTATGTAGACTCAGAAGGTCCTTTGAAGCAAGGGCTGCGCTTATGCCAGACTGCAGAAGAAATGGCAGCTAATCTAACAG TCCAATCTGAATCAGGTTGTGCAAACATTATCTCTGCTGCACCCTGCCTAGCAGAGCCGCAACAATATGAAGTACAGTTTGGGCGATTATGCAGTTTTCTTACAG ATTCGGActcccagcacagccatgaagTGATGCCTCTTCTGTATCCCCTCTTTGTCTACCTCCATCTTAATATGGTCCAAAATGGCCTAAAGAGCACAGTGGACAGTTTCTATAGTCGCTTCCATGGGATGTTCTTGCAGAATGGCTCCCAGAAAGACATCATTGAGCAGTTACAAACTACACTAACAATTCAGGACATCCTGTCTAACTTCAAGCTCCGGGCATTTCTGGACAGCAAATATGTCGTCCGCCTTCAAGAAGACAGCTACAACTTTCTCCTTCGCTACCTCCAGAGTGATAACAACACTGCTCTCTGCAAGGTCCTTTCTTTGCACATCCATTTAGATGTGCACCCAGCCAAGAGGATGGATTACCAGTTATATGCTAGTGGTGGCTCTTCACGCAGTGAGAGCAATGGCCTAGAACCCACTGACATGCCTACTTCCATCCTACAAAATGAGGCAGCGTTGGACATCCTGCAGGATAGCATTAAAAGAGTCAAAGATGGGCCACCTTCACTCACAACCATATGTTTCTATGCGTTCTATAACACTGAGCAGTTGCTAAACACAGCAGAGATCTCACCAGATAGCAAGCTGCTTGCTGCTGGATTTGAAAATTCCTGTGTAAAACTATGGAGCTTGCGGTCCAAGAAGCTGAAATCTGAGCCTCATCTGGTAGATGTGTCCCAAATGCACCTGGCTTGCGACATCTTGGACGAAGAG gatgaagatgatgatacTGTGGGTACAGAAATGAAGCTACTTCGAGGGCACTGTGGACCAGTGTATAGCACAAGGTTTCTTTCAGACAGTTCAGGACTGTTGTCATGTTCAGAAGATACATCCATCAGATATTGGGACCTTGGAAGTTTTACAAACACAGTGATGTACCAAGGGCATGCTTACCCTGTGTGGGATCTGGACATCAGTCCTTGCAGCTTGTATTTTGCAAGCGGTTCCCATGACCGCACAGCAAGACTTTGGGCATTTGATCGGACGTATCCCCTGCGAATATACGCGGGCCATTTGGCAGATGTGGACTGCATTAAGTTTCATCCTAATTCTAATTACTTAGCAACAGGATCTACAGATAAAACAGTGAGGCTCTGGAGTACCCAGCAAGGAAACACAGTGCGTTTGTTTACAGGTCACCGGGGCCCAGTGCTATCACTTGCATTTTCTCCAAATGGTAAGTATTTGGCTTCAGCAGGTGAAGACCAGCGGTTAAAGTTGTGGGACTTGGCATCTGGCACGCTTTACAAAGAACTGAGAGGGCACACAGATAATATCACCAGCCTTACTTTTAGTCCGGACAGTAGCTTAATTGCTTCTGCATCAATGGACAACTCTGTTCGAGTGTGGGACATTCGAAACACTTACTGTAATGCTCCTGTGGATGGCTCTTCCAGTGAACTAGTTGGTGTATATACTGGACAGATAAATAATGTACTCAGTGTACAGTTCATGGCCTGTAATCTTCTTTTAGTGACTGGAATTGCACAAGAAAATCAggaacattaa